In the genome of Persephonella sp. KM09-Lau-8, one region contains:
- a CDS encoding outer membrane beta-barrel protein: MKKALGLVAAGLLAAGAAQAGTLTVANSDIEMTGGVTAGYFYATNIGNTNNDYFRVPNFAIDLTSKVNSVIGFTASFGRTEQATILDPKAGDNAEFGVDYAWVSIRPLEGLTVDAGLLTTNIGYELYHTYDNKNYIFGLVWNAQPVTYPGARVTYSVMDGIDVYAEYNQDGRDAFALGSLGSIAGFNYAISYYDYAASKNLVDVVLSTEVAGIELGTNIDYQWLDDSAKTPGNDDSAYGIALYASAKVDVFEIPVRIEYVNDGTSGIYSVAGDDAWTFTITPTWKPTKNTFLRAEFSYISTDKKGFPDDDGNDDKKDNRTVMGVEAGFVF; this comes from the coding sequence ATGAAAAAAGCATTAGGTTTAGTGGCAGCAGGATTACTTGCAGCAGGTGCTGCACAGGCTGGAACTCTCACAGTTGCTAACTCTGATATTGAAATGACAGGAGGTGTAACAGCAGGTTATTTCTATGCAACAAATATTGGAAACACTAACAATGATTACTTCAGAGTTCCAAACTTTGCGATAGACCTTACATCTAAAGTAAATTCTGTGATTGGTTTTACAGCAAGCTTTGGTAGAACAGAGCAAGCAACAATTTTAGATCCTAAGGCCGGAGATAATGCAGAATTTGGAGTTGATTATGCATGGGTTAGCATAAGACCACTTGAAGGTCTAACTGTAGATGCTGGTTTACTAACAACAAATATAGGATATGAACTTTATCACACTTACGACAACAAAAACTATATTTTTGGTCTTGTATGGAACGCACAGCCTGTAACTTACCCAGGGGCAAGAGTTACTTACTCAGTAATGGACGGAATTGATGTTTATGCTGAATACAACCAGGATGGAAGAGATGCTTTTGCGTTAGGTTCTCTCGGTTCAATAGCAGGATTTAACTACGCTATTTCTTACTATGACTATGCTGCGTCCAAAAACCTTGTTGATGTAGTTCTTAGCACAGAAGTTGCCGGTATTGAACTTGGAACAAATATTGATTATCAGTGGTTGGACGATTCTGCTAAAACACCAGGAAATGATGACTCTGCTTATGGTATAGCGCTTTATGCATCTGCGAAAGTAGATGTTTTTGAAATTCCTGTGAGAATTGAGTATGTAAATGACGGAACAAGTGGAATATACAGTGTCGCAGGTGATGATGCATGGACGTTCACAATCACTCCAACATGGAAACCAACTAAAAACACATTCCTGAGAGCTGAGTTTTCCTATATTTCAACAGATAAAAAGGGATTCCCAGATGACGATGGGAATGACGATAAAAAAGATAACAGAACAGTTATGGGTGTAGAAGCTGGATTTGTATTCTAA
- a CDS encoding CCA tRNA nucleotidyltransferase: MLGIEKLLEKILHRQNIPKEQREEFDLDIKTKYVHGLLFYNSYFDHVAKALGKDTVCLIVGGWIRDRLLNRPIKNKVDVDFIVTTDPFEIVKKLKNILGKGNIFSFEKEKDVATIIFYEGQTRYRFDFSYMDISDIMSNPQLDFYDKEKEIIERVNQDLFQRDFTINAMAIVFDDALGMGASQTVLFDPSGGLEDLQTGIIRPVSYENIQKDPVRIFRGFRIAQQLDFELDKEYEKWVKKNKEIVKNSPVERVRDEILKIFEGEDSYKTIEKLISVGVFQQIVPEINEMVKIKNQGEFHKYPLLEHSLKTVEYMEDFLKKKNY; encoded by the coding sequence ATGCTTGGAATAGAAAAACTACTTGAGAAAATTCTTCATAGACAGAATATTCCCAAGGAACAAAGGGAAGAATTTGATTTAGATATAAAAACCAAATATGTTCATGGGCTTTTATTCTACAACTCTTATTTTGACCATGTAGCAAAAGCCCTTGGGAAAGATACAGTCTGCCTTATTGTCGGAGGCTGGATAAGAGATAGATTATTAAACAGACCTATTAAAAATAAAGTTGATGTGGATTTTATTGTAACAACAGACCCATTTGAGATTGTTAAAAAACTGAAAAATATCCTTGGAAAAGGAAATATATTCTCTTTTGAAAAAGAAAAAGATGTGGCTACTATAATTTTCTATGAAGGGCAGACCCGCTATAGATTTGATTTTTCCTACATGGATATCTCCGATATTATGTCAAATCCACAGCTGGATTTTTATGATAAAGAAAAAGAAATCATAGAGCGGGTAAATCAGGATTTATTCCAGAGAGATTTTACAATTAATGCAATGGCAATTGTTTTTGATGATGCTTTAGGTATGGGTGCTTCTCAAACGGTTCTATTTGACCCATCCGGTGGTCTTGAAGACCTTCAGACAGGAATAATAAGGCCTGTTTCCTATGAAAACATACAAAAAGACCCTGTAAGAATATTCAGAGGTTTTAGAATTGCCCAGCAGCTTGATTTTGAGTTAGATAAAGAATATGAAAAATGGGTCAAGAAAAATAAGGAAATAGTTAAAAACTCCCCTGTTGAAAGAGTAAGAGATGAAATTTTAAAGATTTTTGAAGGAGAAGACAGCTACAAAACAATTGAAAAATTAATATCAGTCGGGGTATTCCAACAAATTGTTCCTGAAATAAATGAAATGGTAAAAATCAAAAATCAGGGAGAGTTCCATAAATATCCCTTATTGGAGCATTCTTTAAAAACTGTTGAGTATATGGAAGATTTTTTAAAAAAAAAGAATTATTAA
- a CDS encoding type IV pilus twitching motility protein PilT, with protein sequence MEQEKLAFTIDEIARVAIEKDATDIHITAGAPPTIRIDGKITYLSEYPVMYPKDTQKFIYSIMNEKQRRTFEEKNEVDFSIGIKGIGRFRVNVYRQRGSVAAALRRIPYEIKPMEELGLIPSVKGLCHKSMGLVLVTGPTGSGKTTTLASMIDYINTNYPYHIITIEDPIEYLFPHKKSLVAQREVGNDTSSFAIALKYALREDPDVILVGEMRDLETIRAALTAAETGHLVFATLHTNTAIQTINRIINVFPENEQEQIRTELSFVLQGVISQRLLPRIGGGRVLIHEVLIPTTGIRNLIRENKIHQIYGLMQSGQVGTGMQTMNQSIVRAIKEGLITEEDGMKISPEPQELERLLKTLK encoded by the coding sequence ATGGAGCAAGAAAAACTTGCATTCACCATTGACGAAATAGCAAGAGTTGCAATAGAAAAAGATGCTACAGATATACATATTACAGCAGGGGCTCCTCCAACCATCAGGATTGATGGAAAAATAACTTACCTATCTGAATATCCTGTAATGTATCCAAAAGATACCCAGAAATTTATTTATTCAATTATGAATGAAAAACAAAGACGGACTTTTGAAGAAAAAAATGAGGTTGACTTTTCTATCGGAATAAAAGGAATCGGTAGATTCAGGGTAAACGTTTATAGACAAAGAGGCAGTGTTGCTGCTGCTTTAAGAAGAATTCCTTATGAAATAAAACCTATGGAAGAACTTGGACTTATACCATCTGTAAAAGGCTTATGTCATAAGAGTATGGGACTGGTTCTGGTTACAGGGCCTACAGGTTCAGGTAAAACAACAACCCTTGCTTCTATGATAGATTATATAAACACAAACTATCCTTACCATATAATCACAATTGAGGACCCAATAGAATATTTATTTCCACATAAAAAATCACTTGTTGCCCAAAGAGAAGTCGGTAATGATACTTCCAGTTTCGCTATAGCACTAAAATATGCCCTTAGGGAAGACCCAGATGTTATTCTGGTTGGTGAGATGAGAGACTTAGAAACAATCAGAGCTGCACTTACAGCTGCTGAGACAGGTCACCTTGTATTTGCAACATTACACACAAATACAGCAATTCAGACTATAAACCGTATTATCAACGTTTTCCCTGAAAATGAACAGGAACAGATTAGAACAGAGTTAAGTTTTGTTTTACAGGGTGTAATATCACAAAGGCTTCTACCAAGAATCGGGGGTGGAAGAGTCCTTATACATGAAGTTTTGATACCAACAACCGGTATCAGAAATCTAATTAGAGAAAATAAAATTCATCAGATATATGGTCTTATGCAGTCCGGTCAGGTTGGAACAGGTATGCAAACAATGAATCAATCTATAGTTCGAGCAATAAAAGAAGGTTTAATCACAGAAGAAGATGGAATGAAGATATCTCCAGAACCACAAGAATTAGAAAGATTATTAAAAACTCTTAAATAG
- a CDS encoding type II secretion system F family protein, translated as MPKFKYIARDKYGVKREDVIYAPDAGAAQIELEKQGFEDIKLQLIPQKKFSLDIDIFKPKVKEKDLALFTRQLGAMIAAGVGIAEALEILAEQMPNKTLREALNEVKEDVVSGMSLSKAMAKHPKVFPEFLVNLIEAAEESGNLDVILQRATQYYEKIAAIKRKIISASWYPAMVVVIATVIVLGILTFIVPTFANLYASMGGQLPFLTQLLIDASNLVKNNILLIIVGIIGLVILNKFIYSTRAGKEFYHRLFLKLPLLGNIFLKGAIAKFARTLATLIAGGVPIMRSLEISASVAGNVVIEKAILEARDKVEKGQEIYKSLDPKIFPPILIAMVRVGEDTGRLDEMLDTIANFFEDEVDRTVEGLISTIEPLLIVFIGTIVGVILIALYLPIFKMGELIQT; from the coding sequence ATGCCAAAGTTTAAATATATAGCACGGGATAAATATGGTGTCAAAAGGGAGGATGTTATTTATGCTCCAGATGCAGGGGCAGCACAAATAGAGCTGGAAAAACAGGGATTTGAAGATATAAAACTACAATTAATTCCGCAAAAAAAATTCTCTCTGGATATTGATATATTCAAACCAAAAGTAAAAGAAAAAGACCTTGCTTTATTTACACGTCAGCTTGGAGCTATGATTGCCGCCGGTGTTGGTATCGCAGAAGCTCTAGAAATACTGGCAGAACAAATGCCCAACAAAACGCTTAGGGAAGCATTAAATGAAGTAAAAGAGGACGTTGTTTCAGGTATGTCCCTTTCAAAAGCAATGGCCAAACATCCAAAAGTTTTTCCTGAATTTCTGGTTAATCTGATAGAAGCTGCAGAAGAATCAGGTAATCTGGATGTTATTCTTCAAAGGGCAACTCAATATTACGAAAAAATTGCCGCAATTAAGAGAAAAATCATAAGTGCTTCATGGTATCCTGCAATGGTTGTTGTTATTGCAACAGTTATAGTATTGGGAATTTTAACCTTTATTGTTCCAACATTTGCCAATCTGTATGCAAGCATGGGTGGACAACTTCCATTTCTTACACAACTATTAATTGATGCAAGTAATCTTGTTAAAAACAATATTCTTTTAATCATTGTTGGAATTATTGGATTAGTTATACTTAATAAATTTATTTACAGCACAAGAGCTGGTAAAGAGTTCTATCATAGATTATTTCTTAAACTTCCTCTCCTTGGAAATATTTTTTTAAAAGGAGCTATAGCTAAATTTGCAAGAACCCTGGCAACCCTTATTGCTGGTGGTGTTCCTATAATGCGTTCCCTTGAGATATCGGCATCTGTTGCAGGTAATGTAGTTATCGAAAAAGCAATACTTGAAGCTAGAGATAAAGTAGAAAAAGGGCAAGAAATATACAAGTCCCTTGATCCTAAAATTTTTCCGCCTATATTAATCGCCATGGTAAGGGTAGGTGAAGACACAGGTAGACTTGATGAGATGCTTGATACAATTGCAAATTTCTTTGAAGACGAGGTTGATAGAACAGTAGAGGGTCTTATTTCAACTATTGAGCCATTGCTCATTGTATTCATAGGAACAATTGTAGGTGTAATTCTTATAGCTCTTTACCTACCTATATTCAAAATGGGTGAACTTATTCAAACATAA
- a CDS encoding HD domain-containing protein produces MHKSFLEKLGKQEFFTEFNDISLLKFTAFFHDIGKIYTVKQKFKGHDIKGKEIILNSINKELSLGKKASEFIGNLVGSHLEIFRLLALKESDNLTNKDLNFFWFRNKNLIPHLFILAYADAYATSENEEYLKKLELFVIFLQEYYFDIYTKEVIEQPLLNGKEIMEILNIKPSPIVGKIKEELQKKQIEGKIKIKEQAIEFIKELYYNTAT; encoded by the coding sequence ATCCATAAATCATTTTTAGAAAAATTAGGCAAGCAGGAATTCTTTACAGAGTTTAATGATATTTCCCTTTTGAAATTCACAGCCTTTTTCCATGATATAGGAAAGATATATACGGTAAAACAAAAATTCAAAGGTCATGATATAAAAGGCAAGGAAATCATTTTGAACTCTATAAATAAAGAATTATCTCTTGGAAAAAAAGCATCAGAATTTATTGGAAATCTTGTTGGTTCTCATCTGGAAATATTTAGATTGTTGGCTTTGAAAGAGTCAGACAACCTGACCAATAAGGATTTAAATTTTTTCTGGTTCAGGAATAAAAATTTAATTCCACATCTTTTTATCCTTGCCTATGCAGATGCTTATGCCACTTCTGAGAATGAAGAATATCTGAAAAAGCTTGAACTTTTTGTGATTTTCTTACAGGAGTATTATTTTGATATTTATACTAAAGAAGTCATAGAGCAACCTTTGTTAAATGGAAAAGAAATTATGGAAATTTTGAATATAAAACCTTCCCCAATTGTTGGAAAAATTAAAGAAGAACTGCAAAAAAAGCAGATAGAAGGAAAAATAAAAATTAAAGAGCAGGCAATAGAGTTTATAAAAGAACTATACTATAACACCGCCACCTAA
- a CDS encoding P-II family nitrogen regulator, producing MKKIEAIIKPFKLDEVKEAISELGNFGITVTEVKGFGRQKGHTELYRGAEYVIDFLPKIKIEIVAEDEMVEKLVEAITNAARTGKVGDGKIFILPVEDAVRIRTGERGVEAL from the coding sequence ATGAAAAAAATTGAGGCTATTATCAAGCCTTTTAAGCTGGATGAAGTCAAAGAGGCTATCTCAGAACTTGGAAATTTCGGTATCACAGTTACAGAAGTAAAAGGATTTGGAAGACAGAAAGGGCATACTGAACTTTATAGGGGTGCTGAATATGTAATTGATTTTCTTCCAAAAATCAAAATTGAGATTGTTGCTGAAGATGAGATGGTTGAAAAACTTGTTGAAGCCATAACAAATGCAGCAAGAACAGGAAAAGTAGGTGATGGAAAAATATTTATCCTTCCTGTTGAAGATGCTGTGAGAATAAGAACAGGAGAAAGAGGCGTAGAAGCCCTTTAA
- a CDS encoding ATPase, T2SS/T4P/T4SS family yields MGDVDFKSRRKLTFLRLMVSQGIVPAEKVRNNPNIEGKDFTDILTYLVESKIADENKIKEFFVNFLNLKPFDPNTNIDVDDSIMSNITYNYMLKKKFAPVYYDKDKNQLSIAAFNPIDKEIIHYLKFLGIRNIEILVATYSEVQSLLENFSRMASPTEILDNIGLDVDVEEEYQHEEEINVNEAIAEAEEAPIVKASRLFIVNAVRQGASDIHIEPFEKELRVRYRIDGILRTVQKLPVSIKDALVARYKIMANLDIAEKRLPQDGRIRVKIDRKPIDLRVSIIPTVYGEKVVMRIQDAQSYLGLKLEDLGFEPDDLEKIRKAIYSPWGMVLVTGPTGSGKTTTLYTALMERNTDDVNISTAEDPVEVSIPGINQVQIKEHIGLTFAEALRSFLRQDPDIILVGEIRDRETAEISIKAALTGHLVFSTLHTNDAPSSITRLIDIGVESFLVGTAVNMIIAQRLVRKLCDYCKQPANYPKEFWTGLGLSEKDVEEGTFFVHKPGGCERCNKTGYRGRTAVHEILEIDDNIRKAILSGANATQLKELAIKNGMRTLYQNALLKVKRGITDIAEVERVLVK; encoded by the coding sequence ATGGGAGATGTAGATTTTAAAAGTAGAAGGAAATTAACATTTCTTCGTCTAATGGTATCCCAGGGTATAGTTCCTGCAGAAAAAGTCAGGAATAATCCAAATATAGAAGGAAAAGATTTTACAGATATCTTAACTTACCTGGTTGAAAGTAAAATAGCAGATGAAAACAAAATAAAAGAATTTTTTGTTAATTTTCTTAATCTCAAACCTTTTGACCCTAATACAAACATCGATGTTGATGATTCAATAATGTCTAATATTACCTATAACTATATGTTAAAAAAGAAATTCGCTCCTGTTTATTATGATAAAGATAAAAATCAGCTTTCAATTGCCGCATTCAATCCAATAGATAAGGAAATAATTCATTATCTTAAATTCTTAGGAATCAGAAATATTGAAATTCTTGTTGCCACATATTCAGAAGTTCAATCTCTTCTTGAAAATTTCAGTAGAATGGCATCTCCTACAGAAATTCTTGATAATATTGGTCTTGACGTAGATGTTGAGGAAGAATATCAACATGAAGAAGAAATAAACGTAAATGAAGCAATAGCCGAAGCAGAAGAAGCTCCTATAGTAAAGGCCTCCAGATTATTTATAGTAAATGCCGTGAGACAGGGAGCATCTGATATCCATATAGAACCATTTGAAAAAGAATTAAGGGTCAGATACAGGATCGATGGGATATTAAGGACTGTTCAAAAACTTCCTGTTAGCATAAAAGATGCTCTTGTTGCCAGATACAAAATAATGGCAAATCTTGATATTGCAGAAAAAAGGTTACCACAGGATGGTAGGATCAGAGTAAAAATAGACAGAAAACCTATAGATTTAAGGGTATCTATCATTCCTACCGTTTATGGTGAAAAGGTTGTTATGCGTATCCAGGATGCCCAGTCTTATCTTGGGCTTAAGTTAGAAGACCTTGGTTTTGAGCCTGACGACCTTGAAAAAATAAGAAAAGCTATTTATAGCCCATGGGGAATGGTCTTAGTAACAGGTCCAACAGGTTCAGGTAAAACAACAACTTTATACACTGCATTAATGGAAAGAAATACAGATGATGTAAATATATCAACAGCAGAAGATCCTGTGGAAGTATCTATTCCTGGAATTAATCAGGTTCAGATAAAAGAGCATATAGGACTTACTTTTGCAGAAGCTTTAAGATCTTTTCTCAGACAGGATCCTGATATTATACTGGTAGGTGAGATCAGGGATAGAGAAACGGCTGAAATATCAATTAAGGCAGCATTAACAGGTCACCTTGTATTTTCTACATTACACACAAACGATGCTCCATCTTCTATAACAAGATTGATAGATATAGGAGTTGAAAGCTTTCTTGTGGGAACAGCTGTGAATATGATAATTGCTCAAAGACTTGTTCGAAAATTATGTGATTATTGTAAACAACCTGCTAACTATCCTAAAGAATTCTGGACAGGACTTGGTTTATCAGAAAAAGATGTGGAAGAAGGAACATTTTTCGTCCATAAACCAGGCGGTTGTGAACGCTGTAACAAAACAGGTTATAGAGGTAGAACTGCAGTTCATGAAATACTGGAAATTGACGATAATATCAGAAAAGCTATTTTATCTGGAGCCAATGCAACACAGCTTAAAGAACTTGCGATTAAAAATGGAATGAGAACCCTATATCAAAACGCCCTTTTAAAAGTAAAAAGAGGAATAACAGACATTGCAGAAGTAGAAAGGGTTTTAGTTAAATAA
- a CDS encoding ammonium transporter, whose protein sequence is MRIKSLLFWAFSLLVPAISFADEAKLDTGDTAWMITATAFVVLMTVGGLILFYGGMTRYKNIVNTVMMVLMAYALAIVVWFLWGYSIAFTDGYGALDAIAGGFSKFLMNGVDYKALSGTYPEWVFATFQSTFAAITIALASGAVIERMKFSTWLVFVVLWITFVYAPIAHVVWGGGFLFDAGALDFAGGTVVHINAGVTGLVLALLLGKRKDYKKTAILPSSVVLTALGAGLLWFGWFGFNAGSAFGANEVAGVALLTTNLATAAAVISWVLIEWITAKKPTLLGAASGAIAGLVAITPAAGFVNAAGALVIGFIAGIVGWFGVYVLKKALGYDDSLDAFGVHGLAGIWGAIATGFFALQPLAWDGSPLQNGDRMGQIMVQVESVLFTIVFTAIMTAILYFISSAVTGGARVDEETETMGLDEATHGERGFNL, encoded by the coding sequence ATGAGAATTAAATCTTTATTATTTTGGGCTTTCTCCCTGCTGGTGCCGGCTATTTCCTTTGCAGATGAAGCAAAGTTAGATACCGGTGATACTGCCTGGATGATAACAGCAACAGCTTTTGTTGTTCTTATGACAGTGGGAGGACTTATCCTTTTTTATGGTGGAATGACAAGATACAAAAACATAGTTAACACTGTGATGATGGTTCTTATGGCTTATGCTCTTGCTATAGTTGTATGGTTTTTATGGGGTTATTCTATAGCTTTTACAGATGGTTATGGAGCTCTGGATGCGATAGCTGGAGGCTTTAGTAAATTCTTAATGAATGGAGTTGATTATAAAGCATTAAGCGGAACATATCCTGAATGGGTATTTGCAACCTTCCAATCAACATTCGCAGCTATCACAATAGCTCTTGCTTCTGGAGCTGTTATAGAAAGAATGAAATTTTCCACATGGCTTGTTTTTGTAGTTCTCTGGATTACTTTTGTTTACGCACCAATTGCCCATGTTGTATGGGGTGGAGGTTTCCTTTTTGATGCAGGAGCTTTAGATTTCGCTGGTGGAACTGTTGTTCACATAAACGCAGGGGTAACAGGTCTGGTTTTAGCACTTCTCCTTGGAAAAAGAAAAGATTACAAAAAAACGGCAATCTTACCATCTTCAGTTGTTTTAACTGCCCTTGGTGCAGGTCTTCTGTGGTTTGGATGGTTCGGATTTAACGCAGGTTCTGCTTTCGGTGCAAACGAGGTTGCAGGTGTTGCTCTTCTTACAACAAATCTTGCAACAGCAGCGGCAGTTATTTCATGGGTATTAATAGAATGGATTACAGCTAAAAAACCAACACTTCTTGGTGCTGCTTCAGGTGCTATTGCAGGTCTGGTAGCTATTACTCCTGCTGCAGGTTTTGTTAATGCTGCAGGGGCACTTGTAATTGGATTTATAGCAGGTATAGTTGGATGGTTCGGTGTTTACGTTCTTAAGAAAGCCCTCGGATATGATGACTCCCTTGATGCTTTTGGGGTTCATGGACTTGCAGGAATATGGGGGGCTATAGCAACTGGATTTTTTGCACTTCAGCCTCTTGCATGGGACGGTTCTCCTCTTCAAAATGGAGATAGAATGGGTCAAATCATGGTTCAGGTGGAATCTGTTTTATTCACAATAGTATTCACAGCAATTATGACAGCAATTCTCTACTTTATATCTTCTGCTGTAACTGGTGGTGCCAGAGTTGATGAAGAAACAGAAACAATGGGGCTTGATGAAGCAACACATGGAGAGAGAGGATTTAATTTATAA
- the mnmA gene encoding tRNA 2-thiouridine(34) synthase MnmA: protein MKKVAVALSGGVDSSVSALLLKEKGYDVIGITLKLSSIVCETDTQICCSPQDVKDAKKVSQYLGIEHYVLDWEDIFHKKVINYFLEEYKKGKTPNPCSICNREVKTGLLAKYAVEVLGVDYLATGHYLGISDIEGHKVIRRGKDVKKDQSYFMALLEKEVLDYLIFPLSDKTKEEVRQIAQKYKIPVAQKSESFEICFTAGKTPGEYIDQLGLNINTAGDILLYTGEKVGKHKGLSHYTIGQRRGLGVAWKEPLYVLDKDIKTNSLIVGTKDKLLTDYVEAENLNLFVPEDFLFEKEILVQGRYKQKPVKIKKVEKEKNKFRFYFKTPQPKFAPGQILAIYTDDKLLGGGVIV, encoded by the coding sequence ATGAAAAAAGTTGCAGTTGCATTAAGTGGCGGGGTGGACTCATCAGTATCCGCCCTCTTGCTTAAAGAAAAGGGGTATGATGTTATCGGTATCACTCTAAAGTTATCATCTATAGTCTGTGAAACAGATACCCAGATATGCTGCTCTCCCCAGGATGTTAAAGATGCCAAAAAAGTATCCCAGTATTTAGGTATAGAGCATTATGTTTTAGACTGGGAAGATATTTTCCATAAAAAAGTGATTAATTACTTTTTAGAAGAATATAAAAAAGGAAAAACTCCAAACCCATGTTCAATATGTAATCGTGAGGTCAAAACAGGTCTTCTTGCGAAATATGCTGTTGAAGTTTTAGGGGTTGATTATCTTGCCACAGGGCATTATTTAGGAATTTCGGATATAGAAGGACACAAAGTTATAAGAAGAGGTAAAGACGTTAAAAAAGACCAGTCTTACTTTATGGCACTTCTGGAGAAAGAGGTTTTAGACTACTTAATATTTCCTCTGTCAGACAAAACAAAGGAAGAAGTTAGACAGATAGCCCAGAAATACAAAATCCCTGTAGCCCAAAAATCAGAAAGTTTTGAAATATGTTTCACTGCCGGAAAAACTCCAGGAGAATATATAGACCAGCTTGGATTAAATATAAATACTGCTGGAGATATTTTACTTTATACAGGAGAAAAAGTTGGCAAGCATAAAGGTTTATCCCATTACACTATAGGTCAAAGAAGAGGGCTTGGTGTTGCATGGAAAGAGCCTCTTTATGTCTTAGACAAAGATATAAAAACAAATTCATTGATTGTAGGGACAAAGGATAAACTTTTAACTGATTATGTGGAAGCAGAAAATCTTAATTTGTTTGTTCCGGAAGACTTTTTATTTGAAAAAGAAATTTTAGTTCAGGGAAGATATAAACAAAAACCTGTAAAAATAAAAAAAGTAGAAAAAGAAAAAAATAAATTTAGATTTTATTTCAAAACTCCACAACCTAAATTTGCACCAGGGCAAATTCTTGCCATATATACAGATGATAAACTGTTAGGTGGCGGTGTTATAGTATAG
- a CDS encoding outer membrane beta-barrel protein: protein MKKVLGLAAAGLLAAGAAQAGTLTVANSDIVLYGGVSASFDWQNTDHLASRFANDGNNDNFHVSTFAIGLMKKADANSPIGFNAAFANFTVPTLVASDNVASNLLAWGSPSGDFKPWLAYVTIAPIEGLSIDAGLLWNKFGEAPLTILNRNYTRGILFTGHPVAYAGARVNYDAGIAQVYVGYNQGGGLRQGSGPTVDLNNDGNVGTTVNVNTGYNISDAFEAGISFNLSDFVGFGSKVGLHTYNEAGGRNLYVLCTSVDAGIVKAGVEVDYTNLDDAAKIRGADDSAWGVALNIDIDLLDAQIANVTFPIRIEYVDNGSSTDNLGSRIYLTGKNSAWSFTITPTWKPTKNTFARLEAAYISTDKKVFEEDDGSLKDNRTVLAFEAGFLF, encoded by the coding sequence ATGAAAAAAGTATTAGGTTTAGCAGCAGCAGGATTACTTGCAGCAGGTGCTGCACAGGCTGGAACTCTTACAGTTGCTAATTCTGACATTGTTCTGTATGGTGGAGTATCTGCTTCTTTTGATTGGCAAAATACAGACCATTTAGCATCTCGTTTTGCTAATGATGGAAATAATGATAATTTCCACGTATCTACTTTTGCTATCGGTTTAATGAAGAAAGCTGATGCAAACAGCCCAATAGGATTCAATGCTGCATTTGCAAACTTTACCGTTCCAACATTGGTAGCAAGCGATAATGTTGCTTCAAATCTATTAGCTTGGGGTTCTCCATCTGGGGACTTCAAACCATGGCTTGCTTATGTAACAATTGCTCCAATAGAAGGTCTTTCAATTGATGCAGGACTTCTCTGGAACAAATTCGGTGAAGCTCCATTAACAATTCTTAACAGAAACTACACAAGAGGTATTCTTTTCACAGGGCACCCTGTAGCTTATGCTGGTGCAAGAGTTAATTATGATGCTGGAATTGCACAAGTATATGTTGGATACAACCAAGGTGGTGGTTTAAGACAAGGAAGTGGTCCTACTGTAGATCTTAACAATGATGGTAATGTAGGAACAACTGTAAATGTAAATACAGGATATAATATCTCAGATGCATTTGAGGCAGGAATTTCTTTCAACCTCTCAGATTTTGTAGGATTCGGCTCTAAAGTGGGATTACATACTTACAATGAAGCTGGAGGAAGAAACCTTTATGTTCTTTGCACAAGTGTTGATGCTGGTATTGTAAAAGCTGGAGTTGAAGTTGACTATACAAATTTAGATGATGCAGCTAAAATAAGAGGAGCTGATGATTCAGCATGGGGAGTAGCTCTTAACATAGATATAGATTTACTTGATGCTCAAATTGCTAATGTAACATTCCCAATTAGAATTGAGTATGTAGATAATGGAAGTTCTACAGATAATTTAGGTAGTAGAATTTATCTCACAGGTAAAAACTCTGCATGGTCTTTCACAATCACACCAACATGGAAACCAACTAAAAACACATTCGCGAGACTTGAAGCTGCTTACATTTCTACAGACAAAAAAGTATTCGAAGAAGATGATGGATCTCTCAAAGACAACAGAACAGTTTTAGCTTTCGAAGCTGGATTCCTCTTCTAA